A stretch of the Parabacteroides timonensis genome encodes the following:
- a CDS encoding TonB-dependent receptor, giving the protein MKKNSLSGRYYPKSPQLKQIFRIMRITTFLLLVCVFCSFAENTHSQNARVSITRNNAHLEDILSEIESQTDYLFIYNNQVDINKKLSVKVKNKPVSEVLDNLLKNMGVSYAMEGTHIVLTKKAENTQPVQQQAKNITGTIVDVNGEPVIGANIVVKGTSNGTITDIDGHFTIEADSKSVLNISYIGYLTKEIAVGNQQSVRVVLLEDTKTLDEVVVIGYGTQKKADLTGSVANVSAEKLNTQSNANIGQALQGKIAGVDIVSQGGNPGAGSRIMVRGIGTLNNASPLFIVDGMYMTGIDHINPNDIASIDVLKDASSAAIYGSRAANGVIIVTTKEGSNTEGKPIVDLSVNAGVSMVSKKLDMLDAQGWSEVTSVARQAVGKPVLDMATDLASKPDNNWQDIMFRPALMQNYNISVKGGGKYQTYYTGLGYFNQDGVVKGTNYERYTLQTKNDYKKGIFSAGTNVLLTFNHDKPLHEESRGGMVGTILQALPTLEQYDESRKGGYGGLYGDVANLPNPLGMIDDNLMNRYSENMKIYANVYVQLELFKGLKYKLNMTPDFEFYRYKKYLNEYDFGITTNSVTQLTERQTRSRNVLVENLLTYDQTFGDHKVSALVGYTYQDSRYRWLQAYGENLPQGLEEIDASTTSRSNEGYSRRSVLTSILGRVFYSYKNKYLITATIRRDGSSKFGKNNRYGNFPSASVGWNMAEEEFMENLSWLDQLKIRGGYGVLGNQEIDNYQYSSTITTGINYPDGNGGLIQGAFPKDFANPDIKWESTAMTNIGLDFVAFNNRLNITADWYVKNTKDILLTVPIPISSGGANDPIRNAGKIRNKGFEFNVAWNTNVNQDLSYGVSVLGSFNKNEVTAMGTGSQAIWGGATNQNINTCKTMAGYPIGSYWLIPTDGYFNSDSEVEAYSKDGTKIQPNAQAGDIRFKDTNDDGTIDDKDRVYCGSPFPDFTFSVSGNVTWKNFDASVTFQGVLGNKIYNATRQTLEDVTKGTNFLASTLDYWTPDNLNAAHPRLTWDDANRNTRAESDRYLENGSYLRLRNLQVGYTFPQQWFRGYIQKARVYANAENLFTITGYSGYTPDVNTDNARYRGFDNFIYPTNRVFMLGVNVTF; this is encoded by the coding sequence ATGAAAAAAAACTCTTTGTCGGGTAGGTATTATCCTAAATCCCCGCAACTTAAACAAATCTTTAGAATTATGCGGATCACCACATTTCTGTTATTAGTCTGTGTTTTTTGCTCTTTTGCAGAAAATACGCATTCTCAGAATGCCAGAGTAAGTATTACCAGGAATAATGCTCATCTGGAAGATATATTAAGTGAAATAGAAAGTCAGACAGATTATCTGTTTATTTATAATAACCAGGTGGATATCAATAAGAAACTTTCTGTTAAAGTGAAAAACAAACCTGTTTCCGAGGTTTTAGATAATCTGCTGAAAAATATGGGTGTCAGTTATGCTATGGAAGGAACACATATTGTGTTGACAAAAAAAGCAGAAAACACTCAGCCTGTTCAACAGCAAGCTAAAAATATAACGGGTACAATTGTAGATGTGAACGGTGAGCCGGTTATCGGTGCAAACATCGTTGTAAAAGGTACAAGCAATGGTACGATCACAGATATAGATGGGCATTTTACTATTGAGGCTGACTCCAAGTCTGTTCTTAATATTTCCTACATAGGATATCTGACAAAAGAAATTGCAGTAGGTAATCAGCAGTCTGTCCGTGTCGTACTGTTGGAAGATACAAAGACACTGGATGAAGTTGTTGTGATCGGTTACGGTACACAGAAGAAAGCGGACCTGACTGGTTCTGTTGCAAATGTAAGTGCAGAAAAACTGAATACACAAAGTAATGCTAATATCGGCCAGGCACTGCAAGGAAAGATTGCCGGTGTGGATATCGTTTCACAAGGCGGAAATCCCGGAGCAGGAAGCCGCATCATGGTTCGTGGTATTGGTACATTGAATAATGCATCTCCTCTTTTCATTGTAGATGGCATGTACATGACGGGAATCGATCATATTAACCCGAACGATATTGCCAGCATTGACGTTCTGAAAGATGCATCTTCGGCAGCTATTTATGGTTCTCGTGCTGCTAATGGGGTCATAATCGTAACGACAAAAGAAGGTTCGAACACAGAAGGAAAGCCGATCGTGGATTTGTCCGTCAATGCGGGTGTTTCGATGGTAAGCAAGAAACTGGATATGTTGGATGCCCAGGGGTGGTCGGAAGTTACTTCCGTAGCCCGTCAGGCTGTAGGGAAACCGGTTTTGGATATGGCAACGGATTTGGCAAGCAAGCCGGATAACAACTGGCAGGATATTATGTTCAGACCAGCTTTGATGCAGAACTATAATATTTCTGTTAAGGGAGGTGGTAAATATCAAACTTATTATACCGGCCTGGGATATTTCAATCAGGATGGTGTTGTAAAGGGAACGAATTATGAACGTTATACTTTGCAGACAAAAAACGATTATAAGAAAGGCATATTCTCTGCAGGAACGAATGTATTGCTGACTTTCAACCATGACAAACCGTTGCATGAAGAATCACGTGGCGGTATGGTCGGAACCATATTACAGGCACTTCCTACTTTGGAACAATATGATGAAAGCCGGAAAGGTGGTTATGGTGGTCTATACGGTGATGTGGCAAACCTGCCTAACCCGCTGGGGATGATCGATGATAACCTGATGAATCGCTATAGTGAAAACATGAAGATCTATGCGAATGTTTACGTACAACTGGAGTTGTTTAAAGGCTTAAAATATAAGTTGAATATGACTCCTGACTTTGAATTTTACAGGTATAAAAAATATCTGAATGAATATGATTTCGGTATTACAACCAACTCTGTTACTCAATTGACGGAACGGCAAACGCGTAGCCGTAATGTTCTGGTGGAAAATTTGTTGACTTACGATCAGACATTCGGAGATCATAAGGTTTCTGCTCTGGTTGGATATACCTATCAGGACAGTCGCTACCGTTGGCTGCAGGCCTATGGTGAAAATCTTCCACAAGGGTTGGAAGAGATCGATGCATCCACAACCAGCCGTAGTAATGAAGGTTATTCCAGACGTAGTGTATTGACTTCTATCCTGGGACGTGTATTCTATTCGTATAAAAATAAATATTTGATCACTGCAACGATTCGTCGCGACGGTTCTTCCAAGTTCGGAAAGAATAACCGATATGGTAATTTCCCGTCAGCATCAGTCGGTTGGAACATGGCTGAAGAAGAATTTATGGAAAATTTGAGTTGGCTGGATCAGTTGAAGATTCGTGGCGGTTATGGCGTATTGGGTAATCAGGAAATTGATAACTATCAATATTCATCTACGATCACAACCGGTATTAATTATCCGGACGGTAACGGAGGACTTATTCAGGGTGCTTTCCCGAAAGATTTCGCTAACCCGGATATTAAATGGGAATCTACGGCAATGACAAATATCGGTTTAGACTTTGTGGCCTTCAATAATCGTTTGAATATTACTGCCGACTGGTATGTAAAGAATACGAAAGATATTTTGTTGACAGTGCCTATTCCTATTTCTTCTGGTGGTGCAAATGATCCGATCCGTAATGCAGGTAAGATCCGCAATAAAGGTTTTGAGTTTAATGTAGCTTGGAATACGAATGTAAATCAAGATCTTTCCTATGGTGTCAGCGTGTTGGGTAGCTTCAATAAAAATGAGGTGACAGCTATGGGTACAGGTTCACAGGCTATCTGGGGTGGTGCTACCAACCAGAATATCAATACCTGTAAAACAATGGCCGGCTATCCGATCGGTTCATACTGGCTGATCCCTACAGATGGTTATTTCAATAGTGATTCCGAAGTGGAAGCTTATTCAAAAGACGGAACTAAGATACAGCCGAATGCACAAGCGGGAGATATTCGTTTTAAAGATACCAATGACGATGGTACGATTGATGATAAAGACCGTGTTTATTGCGGTAGTCCGTTCCCTGATTTTACATTCTCTGTAAGTGGTAATGTTACATGGAAAAACTTTGATGCATCTGTAACTTTCCAGGGTGTTTTAGGAAATAAGATTTATAATGCAACCCGCCAGACTTTGGAAGATGTTACAAAAGGAACAAACTTCCTGGCTTCTACGTTGGATTATTGGACACCGGATAATCTGAATGCAGCACATCCGCGCTTGACTTGGGATGACGCAAACCGTAATACCCGTGCAGAATCTGACCGTTATCTGGAAAATGGTTCTTATCTGCGTCTGCGTAATTTGCAAGTCGGCTATACGTTCCCGCAACAGTGGTTCAGAGGCTATATTCAGAAAGCCCGTGTGTATGCAAATGCAGAGAATCTGTTTACGATCACCGGATATAGCGGCTATACTCCGGACGTGAATACGGATAATGCGAGATATCGTGGTTTTGATAATTTCATTTATCCGACAAACCGTGTATTTATGTTAGGCGTGAATGTAACATTTTAA
- a CDS encoding RagB/SusD family nutrient uptake outer membrane protein — MKTYIKTTLAVLFSGMFLFSSCDSQLDQTNPNKATEDTFWKDETDFNLALTSCYTPLKNALNGGYYGTRGVMLRIARADEVDFRNDISDVYTVNRFTNSNTNSLTQGMFYQFYNALYRTNSIMQKLEEKGDQFTQEFQNAVTGECLFIRGFYLFQLAKEFQNVPLRLTASQSPSTFPLAKSSQAEVWAQAEVDLKKAAELLPVTNKVGKPTKGAANAALGKLYIYEEEWQKAIDVMEPLTRSPYTYRLVDDFYWNFDDEHENNSESIFELLIEDVGGTDLWGNGENINSTQSNTRPKEYAAAEVGGWYEANPTQQMMDILLKEKDKDGNYDYRTRCSVAWDYEGCMYYQKPFREVFAQDKWNTYWILKYQNWKTLTEEIAPPKSFINERAIRYADVLLLLAEANLNQGKLDVAIGYINQIRQRANLNDYSGARTKEAVFEDLVHQRAVELFVEGERFYDLRRWGLFDQTLKSCDEVRYQNFAGGKSGNTNKFYYFPIPAKELETNELCTPNEGW, encoded by the coding sequence ATGAAGACATATATAAAGACAACACTAGCTGTATTATTTTCGGGGATGTTCCTCTTCTCCTCGTGCGACAGTCAGTTGGATCAGACAAACCCCAATAAGGCGACAGAAGATACTTTTTGGAAAGATGAGACGGATTTTAATTTGGCGTTGACCTCTTGCTATACTCCATTGAAAAATGCCCTGAACGGCGGATATTATGGAACCCGAGGTGTGATGCTCCGTATCGCACGTGCCGATGAAGTGGATTTCCGTAATGATATTTCGGATGTGTACACAGTTAACCGTTTTACGAATAGTAATACGAATTCCCTGACCCAGGGTATGTTCTATCAGTTCTATAATGCTCTGTACCGTACTAATTCTATCATGCAGAAACTGGAAGAAAAGGGCGATCAATTCACACAGGAATTTCAGAATGCCGTAACCGGTGAATGTTTGTTCATTCGTGGATTTTATTTGTTCCAGCTGGCGAAAGAGTTCCAGAATGTACCTTTGAGATTAACGGCATCGCAATCGCCTTCTACTTTCCCATTGGCAAAGTCTTCCCAGGCTGAGGTATGGGCTCAGGCTGAAGTCGACCTGAAAAAAGCAGCAGAGCTTCTCCCCGTTACAAATAAAGTGGGAAAACCGACCAAAGGTGCAGCCAATGCAGCTTTAGGAAAATTGTATATTTATGAAGAAGAATGGCAGAAAGCGATCGATGTGATGGAACCGTTGACAAGAAGTCCGTATACATACAGACTCGTTGATGATTTCTACTGGAATTTTGATGACGAACACGAGAATAATTCGGAAAGTATTTTTGAATTGCTGATTGAAGATGTTGGTGGTACGGATTTGTGGGGTAATGGTGAAAATATCAACTCTACCCAATCCAATACCCGTCCGAAAGAATATGCAGCAGCAGAAGTGGGTGGCTGGTATGAAGCAAACCCGACTCAGCAGATGATGGATATACTCCTGAAGGAAAAAGACAAAGACGGTAATTATGATTATCGTACCCGTTGTTCCGTAGCTTGGGATTATGAAGGTTGTATGTATTATCAGAAGCCTTTCCGTGAAGTGTTTGCACAGGATAAATGGAATACATACTGGATATTGAAATATCAGAACTGGAAAACGTTGACAGAAGAGATCGCTCCTCCGAAATCATTTATTAATGAGCGTGCAATCCGTTATGCAGATGTATTGTTGTTATTGGCCGAAGCAAATCTGAACCAGGGAAAACTGGATGTGGCGATTGGCTATATCAACCAGATACGTCAGCGTGCTAATCTAAATGACTATAGTGGAGCCAGAACCAAAGAGGCCGTGTTCGAAGATTTGGTACATCAACGTGCAGTAGAACTCTTTGTGGAAGGTGAACGATTCTATGATCTGCGTCGCTGGGGATTGTTTGATCAGACATTAAAATCGTGTGATGAAGTTCGTTACCAAAATTTTGCTGGAGGAAAATCAGGAAATACCAATAAGTTCTATTATTTCCCGATACCGGCAAAGGAATTGGAAACAAATGAATTATGTACACCGAACGAAGGTTGGTAA
- a CDS encoding arylsulfatase: protein MQKINILIASICAIAGFSCSKKEQSNPNVIYILMDDMGYGDLQCYGQQKIETPNIDRLREAGMQFTQHYTGSPVSAPARCVLLTGLHSGHTQIRANDEMPERGAVNSHDSMFVHPELEGQYPLKAGTMTIGRMMQQAGYKTGCFGKWGLGYPGSEGIPNKQGFDEFFGYNCQRQAHTYYPPFLWKNEERIYLDNKVLDPHLTKLDEGADPYSEASYAKYTQQVYANDTIFSELQQFVDQNKEQPFFLMWTTPLPHVSLQAPERWVKYYVDKFGDEEPYTGTQGYMPCRYPHATYAAMISYFDEQVGTLIDQLKRNGLYENTVIIFTSDNGPTFNGGSDSPWFDSGGPFKSEYGWGKCFVHEGGIRVPAIVSWPGQIEAGSTTDHICSFQDVMPTLADIAEIACPPTDGISFCPILKGNQSAQKEHEYLYWEYPDPRIGLKAVRWGNWKGIITDIRKGNTVMELYDLDNDLQELHDVASEHPDIVQKLQHYMDISHETPENPKFRF from the coding sequence ATGCAAAAGATTAATATATTAATAGCATCAATCTGTGCTATTGCAGGTTTCTCATGTAGTAAAAAAGAGCAAAGTAACCCCAATGTTATCTATATATTGATGGATGATATGGGATACGGGGATCTGCAATGTTACGGACAACAAAAGATCGAAACACCGAATATTGATCGGTTGAGGGAGGCTGGAATGCAGTTTACCCAACATTATACAGGTTCTCCGGTATCGGCTCCGGCAAGATGTGTATTGTTGACCGGACTTCATTCCGGGCATACACAAATCAGGGCAAATGATGAGATGCCGGAAAGAGGTGCTGTCAATAGTCACGATTCGATGTTCGTTCATCCGGAACTGGAAGGACAATATCCATTGAAAGCCGGGACAATGACAATCGGACGTATGATGCAACAGGCTGGTTATAAGACCGGATGTTTCGGCAAATGGGGATTGGGATATCCTGGATCGGAAGGTATACCCAATAAACAAGGCTTTGACGAGTTCTTCGGTTATAACTGCCAGCGTCAGGCACATACTTATTATCCTCCTTTCCTGTGGAAGAATGAGGAACGGATCTACCTGGATAATAAAGTACTTGATCCTCATCTGACTAAACTGGATGAAGGAGCCGATCCTTACAGTGAGGCCAGTTACGCTAAATATACACAGCAGGTGTATGCAAACGATACTATTTTTAGTGAATTACAACAGTTTGTTGATCAAAATAAAGAACAACCGTTTTTCCTGATGTGGACAACACCTCTTCCGCATGTCTCATTGCAGGCTCCGGAACGTTGGGTAAAATATTATGTCGACAAATTTGGAGATGAGGAGCCTTATACCGGTACGCAAGGGTATATGCCTTGTCGTTATCCTCATGCGACTTATGCTGCTATGATCAGTTATTTTGATGAGCAGGTAGGGACGTTAATCGATCAGTTAAAGCGAAATGGGCTATATGAAAATACAGTCATTATTTTCACCTCGGATAACGGGCCGACTTTTAACGGAGGAAGCGATTCACCCTGGTTTGATAGCGGAGGACCTTTTAAATCGGAATATGGCTGGGGAAAATGTTTCGTCCATGAAGGTGGAATACGGGTTCCGGCAATTGTTTCGTGGCCGGGACAGATAGAAGCCGGAAGTACTACGGATCATATCTGTTCATTTCAGGATGTAATGCCTACACTGGCAGATATAGCTGAAATAGCTTGTCCACCTACGGATGGCATCAGTTTCTGTCCTATTTTGAAGGGTAATCAATCCGCTCAAAAGGAGCATGAATATCTGTATTGGGAATATCCTGATCCCCGTATCGGTTTGAAAGCTGTTCGTTGGGGTAACTGGAAAGGGATCATCACAGATATCAGAAAAGGGAATACGGTAATGGAACTGTATGATCTGGATAACGATTTACAGGAGCTTCATGATGTTGCGTCTGAACATCCTGATATCGTACAAAAATTACAACATTATATGGATATATCGCATGAAACACCGGAAAATCCCAAATTCCGTTTTTAA
- a CDS encoding sugar-binding domain-containing protein: MSKLKHKWLLFFLFCCFPYLEAAEIVCFDSGWKFYLGNTEQDVILPAYNDSDWRTLNLPHDWSIEGTYDRTANGTDWQSGFLPAGIGWYRKTFIYDPAWVARKVRIQFDGIYLNSEVWINGHSLGKRPNGYIGFEYDLTPYLKEGNNCIVVKVDQSKPLTGRWYTGSGIYRHVRLHISSPVHIAYSGVYFKIDTFLPDKALCAVDVSVVNPDKEKIRVISSLRDKNGQMIARSIGSEGILFEDKVEMNVVNPKRWSPESPVVYTLVCQLEKEGKILDEVRQLVGFRTLEFSPEFGFKLNGKVTKLKGVCDHHTAGAVGAAVPEDILYYRLKLLKDMGCNAIRTSHNPFSPEFYAMCDTIGLMVLNEGLDGWNTPKAIDDYGNYFDEWWKIDMTDFIKRDRNHPSVIMWSIGNEVSKASQEVQRNLVGLFHSLDTRPVTQGGVDPTRGMSVDYEKNFGMLDIVGFNGNGEEVGEFEKFRNDFPSVCAVATEVPHTYQTRGVYRTKTQWRRRDFPAPWEKKDPIKWDQFEKRVFPIPDLSEEEFFPEEKVYPYYQSSYDNASVRISIRKAWQRTCSFPWLMGEFRWGSFDYLGEAEWPQRCGNFGIIDVAAMPKDAYYLYQSLWSDKPMVHLLPHWTHTGKEGKTVPVVVYTNCDSVELFLNNVSLGIQPYTGEQLIWNIPYEAGRIEAKAKIGHEIVATDIQQTASSPYTVDFSANKLKLKAGSSEVSRLELSVVDRDGVLCPYASDELSFELDGPVCLLGVDNGDPVDLFPYKQPRCKSFRGKCVLLVQATDMPGKAVITVRSDKLAEKKITLDIK; this comes from the coding sequence ATGAGTAAATTAAAACATAAATGGCTTCTATTTTTTCTGTTCTGTTGCTTTCCTTATCTGGAAGCAGCCGAGATCGTTTGCTTTGATTCCGGTTGGAAGTTCTATCTGGGAAATACGGAACAGGATGTGATATTGCCAGCTTATAACGATTCTGATTGGCGGACGCTCAATTTGCCTCACGACTGGAGCATAGAGGGGACGTATGACCGGACTGCTAACGGTACAGACTGGCAAAGTGGTTTTCTGCCGGCAGGAATAGGGTGGTATCGTAAAACTTTTATTTATGATCCGGCCTGGGTAGCCAGGAAAGTTCGTATTCAGTTCGATGGAATTTATCTGAACAGCGAAGTCTGGATCAATGGGCATTCCTTGGGAAAACGGCCGAACGGGTATATCGGTTTCGAATATGATCTGACTCCTTATCTGAAAGAAGGAAATAATTGTATCGTTGTGAAAGTCGATCAGTCCAAACCTCTTACTGGGCGTTGGTATACAGGTTCCGGTATTTACCGGCACGTTCGTCTGCATATCTCTTCTCCTGTGCATATTGCTTATTCTGGTGTTTATTTTAAAATAGATACATTCTTGCCGGATAAGGCATTATGCGCTGTCGATGTTTCTGTGGTGAATCCGGATAAAGAAAAAATACGGGTTATTTCTTCTTTGCGGGATAAGAATGGGCAGATGATTGCCCGGAGCATCGGATCAGAAGGTATACTTTTCGAAGATAAAGTGGAAATGAATGTTGTCAATCCGAAACGTTGGTCTCCTGAAAGCCCGGTCGTTTATACACTTGTATGCCAGTTGGAAAAGGAAGGGAAGATATTGGATGAGGTTCGACAGCTGGTCGGTTTTCGCACCTTGGAGTTCAGTCCTGAATTTGGTTTTAAGCTGAATGGGAAGGTAACAAAGCTAAAAGGTGTGTGTGATCATCATACTGCGGGTGCGGTAGGAGCAGCCGTTCCGGAGGATATTCTCTATTATCGGTTGAAACTTCTGAAAGATATGGGATGCAATGCTATTCGTACATCCCACAACCCTTTTTCTCCGGAGTTTTATGCGATGTGTGATACGATAGGACTAATGGTTTTGAACGAAGGGTTGGACGGATGGAACACACCGAAAGCTATTGATGATTATGGTAATTATTTTGATGAATGGTGGAAGATCGATATGACTGATTTTATCAAACGTGACCGTAATCATCCGTCCGTCATTATGTGGAGCATTGGAAATGAAGTGAGTAAGGCATCGCAGGAGGTACAACGTAATCTGGTCGGCTTATTTCATTCACTGGACACACGTCCGGTGACACAGGGAGGAGTCGATCCGACCCGGGGAATGTCTGTCGATTATGAAAAGAATTTTGGGATGCTCGATATTGTCGGTTTCAATGGCAACGGAGAGGAAGTCGGTGAGTTTGAAAAGTTTCGGAACGATTTCCCGTCTGTATGTGCTGTTGCGACTGAAGTACCGCATACCTATCAAACTCGTGGCGTCTACCGGACAAAGACTCAATGGAGGAGGAGAGACTTCCCTGCTCCCTGGGAAAAGAAAGACCCGATAAAATGGGACCAGTTTGAGAAGCGGGTGTTCCCAATTCCGGACCTGAGTGAAGAAGAGTTTTTCCCGGAGGAAAAGGTTTATCCTTATTATCAGTCATCGTACGATAATGCATCGGTTCGTATAAGCATTCGGAAAGCGTGGCAACGGACTTGTTCATTTCCCTGGTTAATGGGAGAGTTCCGTTGGGGAAGTTTTGATTATCTGGGGGAAGCCGAATGGCCGCAGCGCTGTGGAAATTTTGGAATTATCGATGTCGCTGCCATGCCGAAAGATGCTTATTATCTGTATCAGAGCCTGTGGAGCGATAAGCCGATGGTACACTTGTTACCCCATTGGACTCACACCGGTAAAGAGGGAAAAACAGTTCCGGTCGTTGTATATACGAATTGCGATTCGGTTGAATTGTTTTTAAATAATGTATCTTTGGGCATTCAACCTTATACAGGCGAGCAATTGATCTGGAATATTCCGTATGAAGCAGGTCGCATTGAAGCAAAGGCTAAGATCGGTCATGAAATTGTGGCAACAGATATACAGCAGACAGCATCGTCTCCTTATACTGTCGATTTCTCGGCAAATAAGCTTAAGTTAAAAGCCGGATCATCTGAAGTGTCGCGACTCGAATTGTCAGTAGTCGATCGGGATGGTGTTTTATGTCCGTATGCTTCGGATGAATTATCTTTTGAACTGGATGGTCCCGTTTGCCTGTTAGGGGTAGATAATGGAGATCCGGTGGATCTGTTTCCTTACAAGCAGCCTCGTTGTAAGAGCTTCAGAGGAAAGTGCGTCTTGTTGGTACAAGCTACTGATATGCCGGGGAAAGCAGTAATTACTGTGCGTTCGGATAAACTGGCAGAGAAGAAAATAACGTTAGATATAAAATAG
- a CDS encoding arylsulfatase, whose protein sequence is MKTQLVLCVGGSLLAGMSACKKEAPEKEVPMNVIYILADDLGYGDIGCYGQQKIKTPNIDRMAREGMLFTQHYAGCTVSAPSRCSLMTGLHTGHSQIRGNMEIKPEGQQPMAADTYTLGKLMKSAGYTTGIFGKWGLGYPGSSSVPSNMGFDEFFGYNCQRQAHSYYPDHLWHNNDTVFLHENDNEGRQVYSQDLIHEQALKFIRDNKDKPFYAMLTYTLPHAELNLPHDSIYRMYENAFEEVPYDGKMGYHPSEKPYASFAAMVSRLDKYVGDVMAELKELGLDKNTIVIFTSDNGPHREGGANPDYFLSYGPLKGVKRDVYEGGIRVPMVAWCPDKIKAGVKNDHISAFWDVMPTLAELTGVALPETGDGISFLPTLFSKDGQKQHEYLYWEFHELNGREALRSGNWKLIRQPIVGETILELYDLSSDIHEDNNLAQQNPEKVKELEVLMDGARTESPLFNFGRK, encoded by the coding sequence ATGAAAACACAACTCGTACTATGCGTAGGCGGTTCCCTGCTAGCCGGAATGTCAGCTTGCAAAAAAGAGGCTCCTGAAAAAGAGGTGCCAATGAACGTAATCTACATTCTGGCTGATGATCTCGGCTATGGTGATATAGGCTGTTACGGACAGCAAAAGATCAAAACACCGAATATAGACAGGATGGCACGAGAAGGAATGTTGTTTACTCAACATTATGCCGGCTGTACGGTCAGTGCCCCTTCCCGTTGTTCGTTAATGACCGGATTGCATACCGGACATTCGCAGATCCGGGGAAACATGGAGATTAAACCGGAAGGACAGCAACCGATGGCTGCCGATACCTATACACTCGGTAAACTGATGAAGTCGGCCGGTTACACGACCGGTATCTTTGGTAAATGGGGATTGGGATATCCTGGCTCCAGTTCTGTTCCATCCAATATGGGATTTGACGAATTTTTCGGCTATAACTGCCAGCGTCAGGCACATTCCTATTATCCGGATCACTTATGGCATAACAATGATACGGTTTTCCTGCATGAAAACGATAATGAAGGCCGGCAGGTCTATTCGCAGGATCTGATCCATGAACAGGCCTTAAAGTTTATCCGGGATAATAAAGACAAGCCTTTTTATGCGATGCTGACCTATACGTTACCCCACGCAGAACTGAACTTGCCGCATGACTCTATTTACCGGATGTATGAAAATGCATTTGAAGAAGTTCCTTATGATGGAAAGATGGGATATCACCCGTCTGAAAAACCTTATGCCTCTTTTGCGGCGATGGTAAGCAGACTAGATAAATATGTCGGCGACGTAATGGCTGAATTGAAAGAACTGGGATTGGATAAGAATACGATCGTGATCTTCACCAGTGATAACGGACCGCACCGGGAAGGTGGAGCGAACCCGGATTATTTCCTGAGTTACGGACCTCTGAAAGGTGTAAAAAGGGATGTTTATGAAGGTGGTATCCGTGTGCCGATGGTAGCTTGGTGCCCGGATAAGATCAAGGCAGGCGTAAAGAACGATCATATCAGTGCTTTCTGGGATGTTATGCCTACATTGGCAGAATTGACAGGCGTTGCTTTGCCTGAAACCGGAGACGGAATTTCTTTCCTGCCTACCTTATTTTCGAAAGACGGACAGAAACAACATGAATATTTGTATTGGGAATTTCATGAACTGAACGGACGTGAAGCTTTACGCAGCGGCAACTGGAAACTGATCCGGCAGCCGATCGTTGGCGAGACCATTCTGGAACTCTATGATTTGAGTTCGGATATCCATGAGGATAATAACCTGGCTCAGCAGAATCCGGAGAAGGTGAAAGAGCTGGAAGTTTTAATGGACGGTGCACGTACAGAATCACCGTTGTTTAATTTCGGAAGAAAATGA